A genomic stretch from Heliangelus exortis chromosome 23, bHelExo1.hap1, whole genome shotgun sequence includes:
- the TNFRSF18 gene encoding tumor necrosis factor receptor superfamily member 18 isoform X1, whose protein sequence is MTEQRGEVGHLRTGASLLLVLCLWQWTQQTLATPCQGGELRVIGNGEKKCCPKCSSNTGDNSICQNTEDQDCRCHQGYSCIDHLCLSCQKLPECAEGEQLVKQGILDFTFECKPCETGTYSDMKNGWCQNWTDCESSGFLTVQQGNSTHNAVCGFLPKDVEQAPVRTDSPYPTILAIITAVAVFVLILLTFLLHFCICSLKKEKYQTAVDLERDFPGLLGAPQLSHHREETCSCQFPEEEHGDKTPEEKPCYFHPQ, encoded by the exons ATGACTGAACAGAGAGGTGAAGTTGGTCACCTCAGGACTGGAGCTTCcttgctgctggtgctgtgccTGTGGCAATGGACACAGCAAACTCTGGCAACACCCTGCCAGGGTGGTGAACTGAGAGTAATTGGTAATGGTGAAAAGAAATGCTGCCCCAAATGCAGCTCCAACACAG GAGACAACAGCATCTGTCAAAATACTGAGGACCAGGACTGCAGATGTCATCAGGGATACAGCTGCATTGATCACTTGTGTCTCTCCTGCCAAAAACTGCCTGAGTGTGCAGAGGGGGAGCAGCTGGTTAAGCAAG GCATTTTAGACTTCACATTTGAGTGTAAACCATGTGAGACTGGAACTTACTCTGACATGAAGAATGGCTGGTGCCAAAACTGGACTGA CTGTGAAAGTTCTGGCTTTCTGACAGTCCAGCAGGGCAACAGTACACATAATGCAGTGTGTGGTTTCCTTCCTAAAGATGTGGAGCAAG CTCCTGTTAGAACTGACTCTCCATATCCCACCATCCTGGCCATCATTACTGCAGTGGCTGTATTTGTTCTCATCTTGCTGACCTTCCTCCTGCATTTCTGCATATGctcactgaagaaagaaaaataccagaCAGCTGTGG ATCTGGAACGTGacttccctgggctgctgggggctccacAACTGTCACACCATAGAGAAGAGACTTGCAGCTGCCAGTTTCCAGAAGAAGAACATGGAGACAAAACACCAGAAGAAAAACCTTGCTATTTCCACCCTCAATGA
- the TNFRSF18 gene encoding tumor necrosis factor receptor superfamily member 18 isoform X2, whose protein sequence is MTEQRGEVGHLRTGASLLLVLCLWQWTQQTLATPCQGGELRVIGNGEKKCCPKCSSNTGDNSICQNTEDQDCRCHQGYSCIDHLCLSCQKLPECAEGEQLVKQGILDFTFECKPCETGTYSDMKNGWCQNWTDCESSGFLTVQQGNSTHNAVCGFLPKDVEQDLERDFPGLLGAPQLSHHREETCSCQFPEEEHGDKTPEEKPCYFHPQ, encoded by the exons ATGACTGAACAGAGAGGTGAAGTTGGTCACCTCAGGACTGGAGCTTCcttgctgctggtgctgtgccTGTGGCAATGGACACAGCAAACTCTGGCAACACCCTGCCAGGGTGGTGAACTGAGAGTAATTGGTAATGGTGAAAAGAAATGCTGCCCCAAATGCAGCTCCAACACAG GAGACAACAGCATCTGTCAAAATACTGAGGACCAGGACTGCAGATGTCATCAGGGATACAGCTGCATTGATCACTTGTGTCTCTCCTGCCAAAAACTGCCTGAGTGTGCAGAGGGGGAGCAGCTGGTTAAGCAAG GCATTTTAGACTTCACATTTGAGTGTAAACCATGTGAGACTGGAACTTACTCTGACATGAAGAATGGCTGGTGCCAAAACTGGACTGA CTGTGAAAGTTCTGGCTTTCTGACAGTCCAGCAGGGCAACAGTACACATAATGCAGTGTGTGGTTTCCTTCCTAAAGATGTGGAGCAAG ATCTGGAACGTGacttccctgggctgctgggggctccacAACTGTCACACCATAGAGAAGAGACTTGCAGCTGCCAGTTTCCAGAAGAAGAACATGGAGACAAAACACCAGAAGAAAAACCTTGCTATTTCCACCCTCAATGA
- the TNFRSF4 gene encoding tumor necrosis factor receptor superfamily member 4 produces MVAVGFYSHFSPLLFLLLAVTLGHCLGLKCKEHEYPFHEKCCKDCAPGERMRQRCTATADTVCAPCQDEFFSSEHSHDFCRSCTVCNTRKGSVEVKKCEKTSDRICMCRAGYMPEAGHPLGSVCSPCPEGSYSIGRNENCQPWTNCSLLGKNTLQVGTKTSDAVCSNHTTQRATSQTAPPALNLSTPGGKNNVTAAIFPLSRPSASPSMCSDKNSPTETHWGPLSLIVICLILLMVSGMSILLLIIQAAKKKTKKRPCGNNHQGGGSVGLPIQEEQIDSNSSLIKN; encoded by the exons ATGGTAGCTGTAGGTTTTTACtcacatttttctcctcttctgttCTTGTTGCTGGCAGTCACCCTGGGCCATTGCTTGGGATTGAAATGCAAAGAACATGAATAtcctttccatgaaaaatgcTGCAAGGACTGTGCCCCTG GTGAGAGGATGAGACAACgctgcacagccacagcagaCACTGTCTGTGCCCCCTGCCAAGATGAATTCTTCAGCAGTGAGCACAGCCACGACTTCTGCAGGAGTTGTACAGTCTGCAACACCA GGAAGGGAAGTGTGGAAGTGAAGAAGTGTGAGAAGACCTCTGACAGGATTTGCATGTGCCGTGCAGGCTACATGCCAGAGGCTGGGCATCCACTGGGAAGTG TATGTTCACCATGTCCTGAGGGCTCTTATTCCATAGGGAGAAATGAAAACTGCCAGCCTTGGACTAA CTGCAGCCTTCTTGGGAAAAATACTCTTCAAGTGGGGACAAAAACAAGTGATGCTGTTTGCAGCAACCATACCACCCAGCGAGCTACCTCTCAGACTGCACCTCCTGCTCTGAATCTTTCCACCCCTGGTGGCAAGAATAATGTGACAGCTGCAATATTCCCACTCTCCAGACCCAGTGCCAGTCCTTCCATGTGCTCGGATAAGAACAGCCCCACAGAAACCCACTGGG gaCCTTTATCACTTATTGTTATTTGTCTGATACTGCTCATGGTGAGTGGAATGTCCATCCTCCTGTTGATTATCcaagcagccaaaaaaaagaccaagaaGAGGCCTTGTGGAAACAACCATCAGG GAGGAGGGAGCGTGGGACTTCCTATCCAGGAAGAACAAATTGACTCCAATTCTAGTCTCATCAAAAACTGA
- the SDF4 gene encoding 45 kDa calcium-binding protein produces MMSRQAFLCSLGSLYLSLLFVFLLMDVYARPANNSALKEKPADSKDENEILPPDHLNGVKMEMDGHLNKEFHQEVFLGKEMEEFEEDSEPRKNRKKLMVIFSKVDINHDKKIGAKEMQRWIMEKTDEHFQEAVEENKMHFRAVDPDGDGHVSWDEYKIKFLASKGFNEKEIAEKIRNNEELKIDEETQEVLDNLKDRWYQADNPPPDLLLNEEEFLSFLHPEHSRGMLKFMVKEIIRDLDQDGDKKLTLSEFISLPVGTVENQQAQDIDDDWVKDRRKEFEEVIDANHDGIVTMEELEEYMDPMNEYNALNEAKQMIAVADENQNHHLELEEILKYSEYFTGSKLMDYARNVHEEF; encoded by the exons aTGATGTCAAGACAGGCCTTTCTCTGCAGTCTGGGATCTCTGTATTTGTCCCTTCTGTTTGTATTTCTTCTAATGGATGTTTATGCAAGGCCTGCAAATAATTCAGCTCTCAAAGAAAAGCCAGCTGACAGCAAGGATGAGAATGAGATCTTGCCCCCAGATCACTTGAACGGGGTCAAAATGGAGATGGATGGACATCTTAACAAAGAATTTCATCAAGAAGTTTTTCTAgggaaagagatggaagagTTTGAGGAAGATTCAGAGCccaggaaaaacaggaaaaagctCATGGTCATCTTTTCAAA GGTGGATATAAATCATGATAAAAAGATCGGGGCGAAAGAAATGCAGCGCTGGATCATGGAAAAGACAGATGAGCATTTCCAAGAAGCTGTGGAAGAGAATAAAATGCACTTCAGAGCCGTGGACCCTGATGGTGATG GCCACGTATCCTGGGAcgaatataaaattaaatttttggcAAGCAAGGGCTTTAATGAAAAAGAGATTGCAGAGAAGATTAGAAACaatgaagaactgaaaatagATGAAGAAA CACAGGAAGTTTTAGACAACCTGAAAGATCGATGGTACCAAGCTGACAACCCCCCTCCTGATCTCTTGTTGAATGAAGAAGAATTCTTGTCCTTTCTTCATCCAGAGCACAGCAGGGGAATGCTGAAGTTCATGGTGAAAGAAATCATCCGAGATTTGG ATCAGGATGGAGATAAGAAACTTACCCTATCAGAGTTCATTTCCTTACCTGTTGGTACTGTTGAGAACCAGCAAGCTCAGGATATTGATGATGACTGGGTGAAAGACAGAAGGAAGGAATTTGAGGAAGTGATTGATGCTAACCATGATGGTATTGTCACAATGGAAGAGCTGGAG GAATATATGGATCCTATGAATGAATACAATGCCCTGaatgaagcaaaacaaatgaTAGCAGTAGCAGATGAAAATCAAAACCATCActtggagctggaggagatCCTGAAATACAGTGAATACTTCACAGGCAGCAAGCTTATGGACTATGCACGGAATGTCCACGAGGAGTTCTGA